Proteins found in one Mycoplasmopsis gallopavonis genomic segment:
- a CDS encoding restriction endonuclease subunit S, which produces MSNITQDLETELKYRQKEIKWHLQNIFRKLQERYENGDKEIKKYKLEEVVIIKNGKQVVKRNLSKTGYPVINGGKKPLGYFDKFNNQNKTTISLNGTAGFVDFQEDQFWASSDCGVILNNEEIVQNKFIYYLLINKQKYIYKNFVNKESFPSKLIKNQFIKEDIYIPSIEEQEKIVALMDCLFEYSAELSAELSAELYYRTIQFKYYLNSLFENIQKDQNNKKYKLGEIIQLRDGKFLHSRELKDSYQYPVIGAGKKIVGYYNSFNRNKNNITISVYGAGAGYVSFFQEPFWATNAAKTIEIVSEKYNNKFIYYWLISKQNYIYQNLVNKVAVPPKLLHNELLQEEISLPPIEEQEQIVRKLDLFMQLISPNLKNPIEKLKPLEEMKRDFVINLF; this is translated from the coding sequence ATGAGTAATATTACACAAGATTTAGAAACAGAATTAAAATATCGTCAAAAAGAAATTAAGTGACACTTGCAAAATATCTTTCGAAAATTACAAGAAAGATATGAAAATGGGGATAAAGAAATTAAAAAATATAAATTAGAAGAAGTGGTAATAATTAAAAATGGTAAACAAGTTGTAAAGAGGAATCTTTCAAAAACAGGATACCCTGTTATCAACGGTGGTAAAAAACCTTTGGGTTATTTTGATAAATTTAATAATCAAAACAAAACAACAATTTCATTAAATGGGACCGCTGGGTTTGTAGACTTTCAAGAAGATCAGTTTTGAGCTTCTAGTGATTGCGGAGTGATTTTGAATAATGAGGAAATAGTTCAAAATAAATTTATTTATTATCTCTTAATTAATAAACAAAAATATATTTATAAGAATTTCGTAAATAAAGAATCATTTCCTTCTAAACTTATAAAAAATCAATTTATAAAAGAAGATATATATATCCCTTCAATTGAAGAACAAGAAAAAATTGTTGCCCTTATGGATTGTTTATTTGAGTATTCAGCGGAGCTGTCAGCGGAGCTGTCAGCGGAGCTGTACTATCGTACAATTCAATTTAAATATTATCTTAATTCTCTTTTTGAAAATATTCAAAAAGATCAAAATAATAAAAAATATAAATTAGGAGAAATCATTCAATTAAGAGATGGTAAATTCTTACATTCAAGAGAATTAAAAGATTCTTATCAATATCCTGTAATTGGTGCTGGAAAAAAGATTGTGGGTTACTATAATTCTTTTAATAGAAATAAAAATAATATAACTATATCTGTATATGGAGCAGGAGCAGGTTATGTTTCGTTTTTTCAAGAACCTTTTTGAGCAACAAATGCAGCCAAAACAATAGAAATTGTCTCCGAAAAATACAATAATAAATTTATTTATTATTGACTAATTAGTAAACAAAATTATATTTATCAAAATTTAGTAAATAAAGTAGCAGTACCACCTAAATTGCTTCATAACGAACTTTTACAAGAAGAAATCTCTCTCCCTCCAATTGAAGAGCAAGAACAAATAGTTCGAAAATTAGATCTTTTTATGCAGCTAATTTCACCGAATCTTAAAAATCCAATCGAAAAACTCAAACCTCTTGAAGAAATGAAGCGTGATTTTGTTATTAATTTATTCTAA
- a CDS encoding DNA topoisomerase (ATP-hydrolyzing): protein MKNQENVINKIINESLDKIISDRFSRYSKYVIQQRALPDVRDGLKPVQRRILYSMFGLGLEYDKQYKKSARVVGDVIGKYHPHGDSSVYDAMVYMAQPWKNNIPLLDMHGNIGSIDDDGPAAMRYTESKMAKVAQYLLGDIKKGTVNFVPNFDDSEIEPAVLPSLFPNILVNGAKGIASGMATDLPPHNLGEVIDATIHKIKHPNAPLDTLMKYIKGPDFPTGGIIYGTKGIVEAFQTGRSEKQKIKLYAKYKTYTKGKNQFIEIFEIPYGVVKSKLVYEIDLIINNLDIDGILEVKDQSDRNGINILITLDEQANLQSILSFLFQKTQMQITYSYNNVVIDNNAPKLLNLSELLSSYILHVKDVKTKTLEFDLNKNLLRLEIVQGFIKVSEITDEVIAVIRKAEGSKAGVIRDLISVFDFTENQARAIAELRLYRLSKTDKEAYLQELRELEDLIAKIRLLLSDQGEFNNYLINELKLIKNDLAQPRRTEIVEEELSLNYSETDLIKEEEIYIGISRLGYIKRISQRVADSNDFTNYVLKEDDYLIHYEKANTLNNFLIFTSFGNYAIIPIYKINEAKWKELGMHMTDFVDMHPNEEIVSIMEINNWETPLYIVLGTRNGMFKKVLLKDFQVTRINKVYTAINIENGDQLVNACPSDGSKNVVILTKNGLSSKYFESDLGLYGPKAKGNKGIYLSIKDSVSNFTMASNEDVITFITDDGYLKKMRVKKIPNIPKNIKGKPIFKDETNNDDFIVSDMYATREDDKLLIKNTLGETFLEPIKQYSFSAANPNLIEIKVNNLYKVRIKKHYKEQDYLNQKDLFSKEVIVEEQKVFQESQKDIEEISLNFDLIDQKLAAFRESQKKKK, encoded by the coding sequence ATGAAAAACCAAGAGAATGTAATTAATAAAATTATTAATGAATCATTAGATAAGATCATTTCAGATCGTTTTAGTAGATATTCAAAATATGTTATTCAACAAAGAGCGTTACCAGATGTGCGGGATGGATTAAAACCTGTGCAAAGACGGATTTTGTATTCTATGTTTGGTTTGGGACTAGAATATGACAAACAATATAAAAAGTCAGCTAGAGTTGTTGGTGATGTTATTGGTAAGTATCATCCACATGGAGATAGTTCAGTTTATGATGCGATGGTTTATATGGCTCAGCCTTGAAAAAATAATATTCCATTGCTTGATATGCACGGAAATATCGGTTCAATCGATGATGATGGTCCCGCTGCAATGCGTTACACCGAAAGTAAAATGGCTAAAGTTGCACAATATTTACTTGGAGATATTAAAAAAGGAACAGTGAATTTTGTTCCAAACTTTGATGATTCAGAAATTGAACCAGCAGTTTTACCGTCTCTTTTTCCAAATATTTTAGTTAATGGTGCAAAGGGAATTGCAAGTGGAATGGCAACTGATTTACCACCACATAATCTTGGCGAGGTTATTGATGCTACAATTCATAAAATTAAGCATCCAAATGCTCCGTTAGACACTTTGATGAAATACATCAAAGGGCCAGATTTTCCAACTGGTGGAATTATTTATGGAACAAAAGGAATTGTTGAAGCATTCCAAACAGGGCGAAGTGAAAAACAAAAAATTAAACTTTATGCTAAATATAAAACTTATACAAAAGGGAAAAATCAGTTTATTGAAATCTTCGAAATCCCATATGGAGTTGTTAAATCAAAATTAGTTTATGAAATTGATTTAATTATTAATAATCTAGATATTGATGGAATCCTAGAAGTCAAAGATCAATCAGATCGTAATGGAATTAATATTTTAATTACACTTGATGAACAAGCGAATTTACAAAGCATTCTTTCATTTCTTTTCCAAAAAACTCAAATGCAAATTACTTATTCTTATAATAATGTTGTAATTGATAATAATGCTCCTAAATTATTAAATTTATCAGAACTACTTAGTTCTTACATTTTACATGTTAAAGATGTAAAAACAAAAACCTTAGAATTTGATTTAAATAAAAATCTTTTACGCCTAGAAATTGTGCAAGGATTTATTAAAGTTAGTGAAATTACGGATGAAGTGATTGCGGTAATCCGTAAGGCCGAAGGATCAAAAGCAGGTGTTATTCGTGATTTGATAAGTGTTTTTGATTTTACCGAAAATCAAGCACGTGCAATTGCTGAATTAAGACTTTATAGACTTAGCAAAACCGATAAAGAAGCTTATTTACAAGAGCTGAGAGAACTTGAAGATTTAATTGCAAAAATTCGTCTTTTACTAAGTGATCAGGGTGAATTTAACAATTATTTAATTAATGAGCTTAAATTAATTAAAAATGATTTAGCTCAACCAAGAAGAACTGAAATTGTGGAAGAAGAACTTAGTTTAAATTATTCTGAAACTGATTTAATCAAAGAGGAAGAAATTTATATTGGAATTTCGAGATTAGGATATATTAAGAGAATTTCTCAAAGAGTGGCTGATTCAAATGATTTTACTAATTATGTTTTAAAAGAAGATGACTATTTAATTCACTACGAAAAAGCCAATACTCTTAATAACTTTTTAATTTTTACAAGTTTTGGAAATTATGCGATTATTCCAATTTATAAAATTAATGAAGCAAAATGAAAAGAACTTGGTATGCATATGACGGATTTTGTCGATATGCATCCAAATGAAGAAATTGTCTCAATTATGGAAATTAATAATTGAGAAACACCGCTTTATATTGTTTTAGGAACACGCAATGGAATGTTTAAAAAAGTTCTTCTTAAAGATTTTCAAGTGACTCGAATTAATAAAGTGTATACAGCAATTAATATTGAAAATGGTGATCAATTAGTGAATGCATGTCCAAGTGATGGTTCGAAAAATGTTGTAATTCTAACCAAAAATGGTCTTTCAAGCAAGTATTTCGAAAGTGATCTTGGCCTTTATGGTCCAAAAGCAAAGGGAAATAAAGGAATTTATCTTTCAATTAAAGATTCAGTATCTAATTTTACAATGGCTTCAAATGAAGATGTAATTACCTTTATTACTGATGATGGGTATTTAAAGAAAATGCGTGTTAAGAAAATTCCGAATATTCCTAAAAACATTAAAGGAAAACCAATTTTTAAAGACGAAACAAATAATGATGATTTTATTGTTTCTGATATGTATGCAACCAGAGAAGATGATAAACTTCTTATTAAAAATACACTTGGTGAAACTTTCTTAGAACCAATCAAGCAATATTCATTTTCAGCAGCTAATCCGAATTTAATTGAAATTAAAGTCAATAATCTTTATAAAGTTAGAATTAAGAAACATTATAAAGAACAAGATTATTTAAATCAAAAAGATTTATTTAGCAAAGAAGTAATTGTTGAAGAACAAAAAGTTTTTCAAGAATCACAAAAAGATATAGAAGAAATTAGTTTAAATTTTGATTTAATCGATCAAAAACTTGCTGCTTTTCGTGAATCACAAAAGAAAAAGAAATAA
- the uvrB gene encoding excinuclease ABC subunit UvrB translates to MSIYKLHTDYAPSGDQPAAIQKITENIRNGVDEQVLRGVTGSGKTFTIANVIKNFDRPVIVLSHNKTLASQLYSELKSFFPENAVEYFISYFDYFRPEAYLPTTDTYIEKDSKTNEQIEILRLSALNSLTTRKDVIVVASVSAIYGALNPEVYRESFFPIFQGQEISIKDLGYKLIEIQYARNDIDLKSGTFSVKGDLVWIQPADKEDVALRISFFGDQIDEIALVDPLTKDVQKKVKIYTITPATEYATGFNVYEEIIPKILKELDKRVVELNKDGKLLESTRLNQRVKNDVDDMAEFGQCKGIENYSMYLDKRDFGERPFTILDYFPKDSLMFIDESHMFIPQLNAMYKGDRSRKEALVDYGFRLPSALENRPLKFDEWETDFKFKKVFISATPGDYEIDRQNEIIPLYVRPTGLLDPEIIIRPTKNQVEDIYNTIIEQRAKNERTIILTVTKRMAEELSTFLIEKGIKAAYIHSEHNTFVRNEILRKLRLGIYEVVVGINLLREGIDLPEVSKVLVLDADKESFMRNTRSLIQIVGRAARNASGQAILYADKITKSMQECIEDNQMKRKLQIAYNIKNKITPQTIIKAIPEPIHGHDVMNAVELLLSKSQDGKNIKTKTDKKSKEEVIKQIKEQMNQAAKELDYERAIELRDILLELQNS, encoded by the coding sequence ATGAGTATATATAAATTACATACTGATTATGCACCAAGCGGAGATCAGCCAGCGGCAATTCAAAAAATTACTGAAAATATTCGAAACGGAGTGGATGAACAAGTTCTTCGGGGAGTAACTGGAAGTGGTAAAACTTTTACTATTGCCAATGTTATTAAAAACTTCGATCGTCCTGTTATTGTCTTATCACATAATAAAACACTTGCTAGTCAACTTTATAGCGAGTTAAAATCTTTTTTTCCTGAAAATGCTGTTGAATATTTTATTAGTTATTTTGATTATTTCCGACCTGAAGCGTATTTACCTACCACAGATACTTATATTGAAAAAGATTCTAAAACTAATGAACAAATTGAAATTTTGCGTTTAAGTGCTTTAAATTCTTTAACAACTCGTAAAGATGTTATTGTTGTTGCGAGTGTTAGTGCTATTTATGGTGCTTTAAATCCAGAAGTGTATCGAGAATCTTTCTTTCCAATTTTTCAAGGTCAAGAAATTTCAATTAAAGATCTTGGGTATAAATTAATTGAAATTCAGTATGCTCGTAATGATATTGATTTAAAATCTGGAACTTTTAGCGTTAAGGGTGATTTAGTTTGAATTCAACCCGCTGACAAAGAGGATGTCGCATTACGAATTTCCTTTTTTGGAGATCAAATTGATGAGATTGCTTTGGTTGATCCTTTAACCAAAGATGTTCAAAAGAAAGTTAAAATTTACACAATTACACCCGCAACTGAGTATGCAACTGGATTTAATGTTTATGAAGAAATCATTCCTAAAATTTTAAAAGAACTTGATAAAAGAGTTGTCGAGTTAAATAAAGACGGAAAACTTCTTGAAAGTACAAGACTTAATCAAAGAGTTAAAAACGATGTTGATGATATGGCTGAATTTGGGCAATGTAAGGGAATTGAAAATTACTCAATGTACCTTGATAAAAGAGATTTTGGTGAAAGACCTTTCACTATTCTTGATTACTTTCCAAAAGATTCATTAATGTTTATCGATGAATCACACATGTTTATTCCGCAATTAAACGCAATGTATAAAGGTGATCGTTCAAGAAAAGAAGCACTAGTTGATTATGGTTTTCGTCTTCCAAGTGCCTTGGAAAACCGCCCACTAAAATTTGACGAATGAGAAACTGATTTTAAATTTAAAAAAGTTTTTATTTCAGCTACTCCTGGTGATTATGAAATTGATCGCCAAAATGAAATTATTCCTCTCTATGTTCGTCCAACTGGTTTATTAGATCCAGAAATTATTATTAGACCAACTAAAAATCAGGTCGAAGATATTTATAACACCATCATTGAGCAAAGAGCAAAAAATGAACGAACAATTATTTTAACAGTCACTAAAAGAATGGCTGAGGAACTTTCAACTTTTTTAATTGAAAAAGGAATTAAAGCTGCATATATTCACTCTGAACATAATACTTTTGTTAGAAATGAAATTCTAAGAAAACTTAGATTGGGTATTTATGAAGTTGTAGTTGGAATTAACTTATTAAGAGAAGGAATTGACTTACCTGAAGTCTCAAAGGTTTTAGTTCTTGATGCGGACAAAGAAAGTTTCATGCGGAACACACGAAGTTTAATCCAAATTGTCGGAAGAGCCGCTAGAAATGCCAGTGGTCAAGCAATTCTCTATGCAGATAAAATCACTAAAAGTATGCAAGAGTGTATCGAAGACAATCAAATGAAACGTAAGCTCCAAATAGCTTACAATATTAAAAATAAAATCACTCCGCAAACTATTATCAAAGCTATTCCAGAACCAATTCATGGACATGATGTTATGAATGCAGTTGAACTTTTACTAAGTAAAAGTCAAGACGGAAAAAATATTAAAACTAAAACAGATAAAAAATCAAAAGAAGAAGTGATTAAACAAATTAAAGAACAAATGAATCAAGCTGCCAAAGAACTTGATTACGAACGTGCAATTGAACTTAGAGATATACTTTTAGAATTGCAAAATAGTTAG
- the uvrA gene encoding excinuclease ABC subunit UvrA has protein sequence MSKNTDWLTIQGARENNLKNISLTIPKNKLVVFTGLSGSGKSSLAFNTIYEEGRRRYVDSLSSYARMFLGGTKKPDVDKIEGLSPAISIEQKTVHNNPRSTVGTITELYDYFRLLYSRVGAAYCPNHNIEITSQTTKDILMRLFELPANTKIIIYAPVVEAQKGTHAKLLEKLKSEGYLRAKIDGEIYSIDEPIELDKNIKHSIDLIIDRTTIEEKNTERIAAAIDIASEKTNGLVKIENFDTKEINQYSKTYSCIYRDFNLPKIETRLFSFNSPQGMCENCKGLGIEYKADIDLIIPEKWRTINEGAIKYYENMIGTQNVEWQEFQALINFYNIDLNTPISELTKKQLDILAWGSPDKIDHVIVTENNTFRRSKEIEGIAAKIERMYFQTTSDRRREYFSKYMSSVACHTCGGSRLKKEALAVKIGGLNIFEYTQKSIGESLEFTNQVMDKFDENQKQISNLITKEILDRLSFLKNVGLDYLSLDRTAETLSGGEAQRIRLATQIGSNLSGVLYVLDEPSIGLHQKDNDRLIEALKKMVDLGNTLIVVEHDEDTMYAADFIVDIGPKAGVHGGEVVAAGTLNDIASNPNSITGKYLSGEWTIPVPSVRRDGNGKSIKIKGAKENNLKNLTVDIPLGKLVAVTGVSGSGKSTLINEILVTGIQQMLGLAEGLNHKRVNVESIQGLKEIDKVVPVSQSPIGKTPRSNPATYTGVFDEIRDIFANVLEARTRGYSKSRFSFNVDGGRCEKCSGDGFLKIEMHFLPDVFVSCDQCDGKRYNKETLDIKYHNKDISDVLNMTVEEAIDFFDSKSKIVEKLRILSEVGLDYIRLGQMSTTLSGGEAQRIKLATYLQKKATGKTIYVLDEPTTGLHIHDVQKLIKILNNIVDNGDTVLVIEHNLDVIKCADWIIDLGPDGGKNGGQVVVQGTPEQIVNTQKGYTAQYLKKMLPN, from the coding sequence ATGTCAAAAAATACTGACTGACTAACAATTCAAGGAGCAAGAGAAAACAATCTTAAAAATATTTCACTTACTATTCCAAAAAATAAACTTGTAGTTTTTACTGGATTAAGTGGTAGTGGAAAAAGTTCACTTGCTTTTAATACAATTTACGAAGAAGGAAGACGAAGATATGTTGATTCATTAAGTTCTTATGCCAGAATGTTTCTAGGTGGAACTAAAAAACCGGATGTTGATAAAATCGAAGGGCTAAGTCCCGCTATTAGTATTGAACAAAAAACCGTTCACAACAACCCTAGATCAACTGTCGGAACAATCACAGAACTTTATGATTATTTTAGATTACTTTATTCAAGAGTAGGTGCTGCATACTGTCCAAATCATAACATTGAAATTACTTCCCAAACAACTAAGGATATTTTAATGCGTCTTTTTGAGCTTCCTGCAAATACCAAAATTATCATTTATGCTCCTGTAGTTGAAGCTCAAAAAGGAACACACGCTAAGTTGCTTGAAAAACTCAAAAGTGAAGGTTATTTAAGAGCTAAAATTGATGGTGAAATTTATTCAATTGATGAACCAATTGAATTAGATAAAAATATTAAACATAGCATTGATTTAATTATCGATCGAACCACAATCGAAGAAAAAAATACCGAAAGAATAGCAGCTGCAATTGATATTGCTTCTGAAAAAACTAACGGATTAGTTAAAATTGAAAATTTTGACACTAAAGAAATTAACCAATATTCAAAAACCTATTCTTGTATTTATAGAGATTTTAATTTACCTAAAATTGAAACTCGACTATTTTCATTTAATTCACCGCAAGGAATGTGTGAAAACTGTAAAGGTCTTGGGATTGAATATAAAGCCGATATTGATTTAATTATTCCTGAAAAATGACGAACAATCAATGAAGGTGCAATTAAATATTATGAAAATATGATTGGGACACAAAATGTTGAATGACAAGAATTCCAAGCCCTCATTAATTTTTACAATATTGATCTAAATACACCAATTTCAGAACTTACTAAAAAGCAACTTGATATTTTGGCCTGAGGATCTCCGGATAAAATCGATCATGTTATCGTTACAGAAAACAATACATTCAGACGTTCAAAAGAAATTGAAGGAATTGCGGCAAAAATTGAAAGAATGTACTTCCAAACAACTAGTGACCGCAGAAGAGAATATTTTAGTAAATATATGTCATCTGTTGCTTGTCATACCTGTGGTGGTTCTCGTCTAAAAAAAGAAGCTCTTGCCGTTAAAATCGGTGGTTTAAATATTTTTGAATACACCCAAAAATCAATTGGTGAAAGTTTAGAATTTACAAATCAAGTTATGGATAAATTTGATGAAAATCAGAAACAAATTTCAAACTTAATTACCAAGGAGATTTTAGATCGTTTAAGTTTTCTTAAAAATGTCGGTTTAGATTATCTTTCACTTGATCGGACAGCTGAAACATTAAGTGGTGGAGAAGCACAAAGAATTAGGTTAGCTACTCAGATTGGTTCAAACCTCTCAGGAGTGCTTTATGTTCTTGACGAACCTTCAATTGGTCTTCACCAAAAAGACAACGATCGTTTAATTGAAGCTCTTAAAAAGATGGTCGATTTAGGAAATACTTTAATTGTTGTTGAACACGATGAAGACACAATGTATGCAGCTGATTTTATTGTCGATATTGGACCAAAAGCTGGTGTACATGGTGGAGAGGTAGTTGCAGCCGGAACTCTTAATGATATTGCAAGCAATCCTAATTCAATCACTGGTAAATATTTATCTGGTGAATGAACTATACCTGTTCCAAGTGTTCGTCGGGACGGAAATGGTAAGTCAATTAAAATCAAAGGAGCAAAAGAAAATAATCTTAAAAATCTCACCGTTGATATCCCTCTTGGTAAATTAGTAGCGGTAACTGGTGTTTCAGGGAGTGGAAAAAGTACTTTAATTAATGAAATTTTAGTTACAGGAATTCAACAAATGCTTGGTCTAGCAGAAGGATTAAATCACAAACGAGTTAATGTTGAATCAATTCAAGGGCTAAAAGAAATTGATAAAGTTGTCCCTGTTTCACAAAGTCCAATTGGTAAAACCCCAAGAAGTAACCCAGCTACTTACACCGGAGTTTTTGATGAAATTAGAGATATTTTCGCAAATGTTTTAGAAGCTCGTACTAGAGGATACTCAAAAAGCCGTTTTAGTTTTAATGTTGACGGTGGTCGTTGTGAAAAATGTTCCGGTGATGGTTTCTTAAAAATCGAAATGCACTTTTTACCTGATGTTTTTGTTTCTTGTGATCAATGTGATGGTAAAAGATACAATAAAGAAACTTTAGATATTAAATACCACAATAAAGATATTTCTGATGTTTTAAATATGACTGTTGAAGAAGCGATTGACTTTTTCGATTCCAAAAGTAAAATTGTTGAAAAACTTCGCATTTTAAGCGAGGTAGGTCTTGATTATATCCGTCTTGGACAAATGTCAACAACTTTAAGTGGTGGTGAGGCACAAAGAATCAAACTTGCTACTTATTTACAAAAGAAAGCAACAGGAAAAACAATTTATGTTCTTGATGAACCAACCACTGGTTTACACATTCACGATGTTCAAAAATTAATCAAAATTTTAAATAATATTGTCGATAATGGTGATACTGTACTTGTAATTGAACACAACTTAGATGTAATTAAATGTGCTGACTGAATTATTGATTTAGGACCTGATGGTGGTAAAAATGGTGGTCAAGTGGTTGTTCAAGGAACACCAGAACAAATTGTTAATACTCAAAAAGGATATACTGCTCAATATCTGAAAAAAATGCTTCCAAACTAG
- the hprK gene encoding HPr(Ser) kinase/phosphatase: protein MSRRSHEKINVSKIIKFFDLNIINKDNPNLEYNYISEPAIKRVGLELSELIRSERLSLNVISWGTSESLWFAQIGKKRALHSLRHVFSQKPPIVILSKGVNKPALAWIVEVANEYNVPVALTSTSSSIISTVIGSYLNDHFAEEIQVHGSLVLIGATGVLITGASGVGKSEAALELIQKGHILIADDAVLIKDSGNLFIGRSPRLIQDLLEVRGIGLINVKETYGITKTGKSSIIDLVVELVQQDKQNELDRLGTEIIKYPIFGRYIRKIRVPIKQGGSAATLIEAAVNAYLSWKDGKNPIDDLYKRRKQEEEENDE from the coding sequence ATGTCTAGAAGAAGTCATGAAAAAATTAATGTTTCAAAAATCATTAAGTTTTTTGATTTAAATATTATTAATAAAGATAACCCAAATCTTGAATATAACTACATTTCAGAGCCCGCTATTAAAAGAGTGGGTCTTGAACTTAGTGAATTAATTCGTTCAGAACGCCTTTCTTTAAATGTGATTTCTTGAGGAACAAGTGAATCACTTTGATTTGCTCAAATTGGAAAAAAAAGAGCATTACATTCTCTTCGCCATGTTTTTAGTCAAAAACCACCAATTGTCATTCTTTCAAAAGGGGTTAATAAACCTGCATTAGCTTGAATCGTTGAAGTTGCAAATGAATACAATGTTCCAGTTGCCTTAACTTCAACTTCTTCGTCAATTATTTCAACAGTTATTGGTTCTTATTTAAACGATCACTTTGCCGAAGAAATTCAAGTGCATGGTAGCTTAGTTTTAATTGGAGCAACTGGTGTATTAATCACAGGAGCTAGTGGAGTTGGTAAATCAGAAGCAGCTTTAGAATTAATTCAGAAGGGTCACATCTTAATTGCTGATGATGCCGTGTTGATTAAAGATAGTGGAAATTTATTTATTGGTCGCTCACCTCGATTAATTCAAGATTTGCTCGAAGTTAGAGGAATTGGTTTAATTAATGTTAAAGAAACCTATGGAATTACTAAAACTGGTAAATCTTCAATTATTGATTTAGTTGTAGAATTAGTTCAACAAGATAAGCAAAACGAACTCGATCGCTTAGGAACGGAAATTATTAAGTACCCAATTTTTGGTCGTTACATTAGAAAAATTAGAGTTCCAATTAAGCAAGGAGGATCCGCTGCAACCTTGATTGAAGCAGCCGTAAATGCTTACTTATCTTGAAAAGATGGTAAAAATCCAATTGACGATCTTTATAAAAGAAGAAAACAAGAAGAGGAGGAAAATGATGAGTAG
- the lgt gene encoding prolipoprotein diacylglyceryl transferase: MSSNLGPLYVPASAIREGEPTILFQIGSWSMNVYSLAIMLGFICSILSIVYFWYREKYSFDILLTLIIITVPSSIIGARLAFIIEQAIYGGTLTRWWAIWEGGLSIQGGIILTIILDLLYLYSKRKVVDVRKAASLIIPTILIGQVAGRWGNFSNHEVYGKIDWTGASSLIFGKAFASQMYIADNYTNALGLEGAYRYPLFLYEGIANLIGYLLIVWVFNLFWVFKPGVTAGLYLIWYGIVRIAMEPMRQESYQLYSNIALFFVILGSFIAIYYQFFGVVKYIRTKRNYEYQNPEFYNAHVDATSFKYFYFKIKTWLPAKARN, from the coding sequence ATGAGTAGTAATCTTGGGCCTTTATATGTTCCTGCTTCAGCTATTAGAGAAGGTGAACCAACTATTTTATTTCAAATTGGTTCATGAAGCATGAATGTTTATTCATTAGCAATTATGCTTGGTTTTATTTGTTCAATTTTATCAATCGTATACTTTTGATACCGTGAAAAATATTCATTTGATATCTTATTAACTTTAATCATTATTACAGTACCATCATCAATTATTGGTGCTAGACTTGCGTTTATTATCGAACAAGCAATTTATGGTGGCACTCTCACAAGGTGATGAGCAATTTGAGAAGGTGGTTTAAGTATTCAAGGTGGAATTATCTTGACAATAATTTTAGATTTACTTTACCTTTACTCAAAACGAAAAGTCGTAGATGTTAGAAAAGCTGCAAGTTTAATTATTCCAACAATTTTAATTGGTCAAGTCGCAGGACGTTGAGGAAACTTTTCAAACCATGAAGTTTACGGTAAAATCGATTGAACAGGTGCTTCTTCATTAATTTTTGGTAAAGCTTTTGCTTCTCAAATGTATATTGCAGATAATTACACAAATGCATTAGGATTAGAAGGGGCATACCGTTATCCATTATTCCTTTACGAAGGAATTGCTAACTTAATTGGTTATTTACTTATCGTTTGAGTGTTCAATTTATTTTGAGTATTCAAACCAGGTGTTACAGCTGGTCTTTACTTAATTTGATACGGAATTGTACGGATCGCAATGGAACCAATGCGTCAAGAAAGTTATCAATTATATTCAAACATCGCTCTATTCTTTGTGATTTTAGGTAGTTTTATTGCAATTTACTATCAATTCTTTGGGGTTGTAAAATACATTAGAACTAAACGTAATTATGAGTATCAAAATCCAGAATTTTATAATGCTCACGTTGATGCAACTTCATTTAAATATTTTTACTTTAAAATTAAAACTTGATTACCAGCTAAAGCTAGAAACTAA